The genomic interval TTCAAGGCCACCGGGGTCCGCAACGCCTATTTCCCCCTGTTCATCCCCTTGAGCTTTCTTGAAAAGGAGGCCCAGCACGTGGAGGGCTTTGCCAAGGAATGCGCCGTGGTGACCCACCACAAGCTCGAGCAGGGGCCCGCGGGCGGTCTGGTGCCGGCCGGGGAGCTGCCCGAACCGCTGATCGTGCGGCCGACCTCGGAGACGATCATCGGGGATTCCTTTTCCCGCTGGATCAAGAGCCACCGGGACCTGCCGATGCTGCTCAACCAGTGGTGCAACGTGGTGCGCTGGGAGATGCGCACCCGCATTTTTTTACGCACCAGCGAATTTCTCTGGCAGGAGGGCCACACGGCCCACGCCAGCGCCGAGGAGGCGGTCGAACGCACCCGGATGATGCTGGAGGTATACGCCCGCATGGCCGAGGACTATCTGGCGATGCCGGTGGTCAGCGGCCGCAAGACCGCCGCGGAGCGTTTTCCGGGTGCGGTGGACACCCTCTGCATCGAGGCCATGATGCAGGATCGCAAGGCCCTGCAGGCCGGGACCTCGCATTTCCTGGGGCAGAATTTCGCCCGCGCCTCGGAGATCAAGTTTCACACCGCCGAGGAAAGCGAAGAGTACGCCTGGACCACTTCCTGGGGCTCCTCCACGCGTCTGATCGGGGGGCTGATCATGACCCACAGCGATGACGACGGCCTGGTCATGCCGCCCCGGGTGGCCTCCGCGCATGTGGCGCTGCTGCCCATCTGGCGCACACCCGAGGAGCGCGCCGCAGTCATGGCCTACACGGCTGAGCTGGCCGCCCGCTTGCGGGCGGTACGCTACGGCAGCCGCAGCGTTCAGGTGGAAATCGACGATCGGGATACCGGCGGCGCCCGGGGCTGGGACTGGATCAAGCGCGGCATC from Desulfobacteraceae bacterium carries:
- the proS gene encoding proline--tRNA ligase; its protein translation is MSKQVKTAITPTRAEDYPEWYQQVIKASDLAERSPVRGCMVIKPWGYALWENIVREMDDMFKATGVRNAYFPLFIPLSFLEKEAQHVEGFAKECAVVTHHKLEQGPAGGLVPAGELPEPLIVRPTSETIIGDSFSRWIKSHRDLPMLLNQWCNVVRWEMRTRIFLRTSEFLWQEGHTAHASAEEAVERTRMMLEVYARMAEDYLAMPVVSGRKTAAERFPGAVDTLCIEAMMQDRKALQAGTSHFLGQNFARASEIKFHTAEESEEYAWTTSWGSSTRLIGGLIMTHSDDDGLVMPPRVASAHVALLPIWRTPEERAAVMAYTAELAARLRAVRYGSRSVQVEIDDRDTGGARGWDWIKRGIPLRVEIGPRDIAADAVFFGRRDLPAREKRAMPRGQFVAEIGAILDEIQSALFHRALSLKNENTILIDRELEFYRFFTPRNAEKPEIHGGFALSHWCGSEACENRVKEDLKVTIRCIPFEEDPTGPGACICCGKPSPQRVVFAKAY